The proteins below are encoded in one region of Microbacterium pygmaeum:
- a CDS encoding MarR family winged helix-turn-helix transcriptional regulator has product MPPKNATRAESIEHMSAVMREFMARAVLFQDAVARSGGNNSTDMQVVGLLMSEGPATPGELAERTGLTAGGSITAVIDRLELAGYVTRERDAADRRRVIVTARVETVMDRVGPIYGRVGARWAEYLDTLTDEQIRFAGELFARAAEINREEIEHLRET; this is encoded by the coding sequence ATGCCGCCGAAGAACGCAACGCGCGCCGAATCCATCGAGCACATGTCCGCCGTCATGCGCGAATTCATGGCGCGCGCGGTCCTCTTCCAGGACGCGGTGGCGCGCTCCGGCGGCAACAACAGCACCGACATGCAGGTGGTGGGTCTGCTGATGAGCGAGGGCCCCGCCACCCCGGGAGAACTCGCCGAGCGCACCGGGCTGACCGCAGGCGGGTCGATCACGGCGGTCATCGATCGCCTGGAACTCGCAGGCTATGTGACGAGGGAGCGGGATGCCGCGGACCGCCGTCGCGTGATCGTCACCGCGCGGGTGGAGACCGTCATGGACCGGGTCGGACCCATCTACGGTCGGGTCGGCGCCCGGTGGGCGGAGTACCTCGACACCCTCACCGATGAGCAGATCCGCTTCGCGGGCGAACTGTTCGCACGGGCGGCCGAGATCAACCGCGAAGAGATCGAGCACCTCCGCGAGACCTGA
- a CDS encoding FAD-dependent oxidoreductase yields the protein MPRALIIGAGVAGPITAMFLLRAGWDVEVFEADATPDAFAGLFLNVATNGLSVLDQLGLKERLLTDGHRASSMVMRSGSGRELGRVPNGPAGDPARGSVIVRRAWLHEVIRDAALAAGVPIVQGARLVSIDETSDRVRATFADGRTAEGDVLIGADGIRSFTRSWIDPGAPAPRYSGLVGTGGFARVPGLEPTPDTQYMVFGARSFFGYLVRTDGTAYWFANLTSPEPARGSLRGIRSSDWLARLRDLHSDDPAPVPGILAATDGDVGGYPIYELSGVQRWSRGRVVAIGDAVHAMSPSAGQGASLALEDAITVAKCLRDLPTPEAAFAEYQRLRQPRAAAVAKYARAIDARKRVTKSRFGIAMRDRMMPLFLKKAANDTRNDWLYNAEIPWDRSLVRR from the coding sequence ATGCCTCGTGCACTGATCATCGGCGCCGGGGTGGCCGGCCCGATCACCGCCATGTTCCTGCTGCGCGCCGGATGGGACGTCGAGGTCTTCGAGGCCGACGCCACCCCGGACGCATTCGCCGGGCTGTTCCTCAACGTCGCCACGAACGGACTGTCGGTGCTCGACCAGCTCGGCCTGAAGGAGCGGCTGCTCACCGATGGCCATCGGGCGTCGTCCATGGTCATGCGGAGCGGCTCCGGGCGTGAACTCGGCAGGGTGCCGAACGGACCCGCCGGCGACCCCGCGCGGGGGAGCGTCATCGTTCGCCGCGCCTGGCTCCACGAGGTCATCCGTGACGCAGCGCTGGCCGCGGGCGTGCCGATCGTGCAGGGAGCGCGCCTGGTCTCGATCGACGAGACGTCCGATCGCGTGCGTGCGACGTTCGCCGACGGACGCACCGCCGAGGGCGACGTGCTCATCGGCGCCGACGGCATCCGGTCGTTCACACGCTCCTGGATCGACCCGGGCGCTCCGGCGCCGCGGTACAGCGGTCTGGTCGGAACCGGCGGCTTCGCGCGGGTCCCTGGGCTGGAGCCGACCCCCGACACCCAGTACATGGTGTTCGGTGCGCGCTCGTTCTTCGGCTACCTCGTGCGCACGGACGGGACCGCGTACTGGTTCGCCAACCTCACGAGCCCCGAGCCCGCGCGCGGGTCGCTGCGCGGCATCCGCTCCTCCGACTGGCTGGCGCGCCTGCGCGACCTGCACAGCGACGACCCGGCGCCGGTACCCGGAATCCTGGCGGCCACCGACGGCGACGTCGGCGGATACCCGATCTACGAGCTGAGCGGCGTCCAGCGGTGGAGCCGCGGCCGCGTCGTCGCGATCGGCGATGCCGTGCACGCGATGTCGCCCAGCGCGGGGCAGGGTGCCTCCCTCGCGCTCGAGGATGCGATCACCGTCGCGAAGTGCCTGCGTGATCTGCCGACGCCCGAGGCGGCGTTCGCCGAGTATCAGCGACTGCGCCAGCCGCGTGCAGCGGCGGTTGCGAAGTACGCGCGGGCGATCGATGCGCGCAAGCGCGTCACGAAGTCGCGCTTCGGGATCGCGATGCGCGACCGGATGATGCCGCTCTTCCTGAAGAAGGCCGCGAACGACACTCGGAACGACTGGCTCTACAACGCCGAGATCCCCTGGGACCGCTCGCTCGTGCGGCGGTAG
- a CDS encoding LLM class F420-dependent oxidoreductase produces the protein MRFGTFIPQGWRFDLVGIDPSAQWDAMRSLAEHADAGAWESLWVYDHFHTTPIASEEATHEAWSLMAAFGASTSRIRLGQMCTCMSYRNPAFLAKVAATIDHVSNGRVEMGIGGGWYEHEWRAYGYGFPPIKERLGRLREGVEIMHQAWTTGTATLNGEYYQVDGAIVRPLPRQESGIPFWIAGGGEKVTLKIAAKYAGYTNFAGSIEEFDHKSAVLRGHCEALGRDFSSITRSSNFNTIVADTEAEARDRLAAVKARLLPHLGRERADAIERDYLASPGFGTPEQVAERLAERAEHGLGYAIHYFPEAAYDRSGMELFERAVIPALS, from the coding sequence ATGCGCTTCGGAACCTTCATCCCCCAGGGCTGGCGATTCGATCTCGTCGGCATCGACCCGTCCGCTCAGTGGGACGCGATGCGCTCGCTCGCCGAGCACGCCGATGCCGGAGCCTGGGAATCGCTCTGGGTCTACGACCACTTCCACACCACCCCGATCGCCAGCGAAGAGGCCACGCACGAGGCGTGGAGTCTGATGGCGGCGTTCGGGGCCTCGACCTCCCGCATCCGGCTCGGTCAGATGTGCACCTGCATGAGCTACCGCAACCCGGCCTTCCTCGCCAAGGTCGCCGCAACGATCGATCACGTCTCGAACGGCCGGGTCGAGATGGGCATCGGCGGCGGCTGGTACGAGCACGAATGGCGCGCCTACGGCTATGGCTTCCCGCCGATCAAGGAGCGGCTCGGCCGCCTCCGCGAGGGTGTCGAGATCATGCACCAGGCCTGGACGACGGGTACGGCGACTCTGAACGGCGAGTACTACCAGGTGGACGGCGCGATCGTCCGGCCGCTCCCGCGCCAGGAGAGCGGCATCCCGTTCTGGATCGCCGGCGGCGGCGAGAAGGTGACGCTGAAGATCGCGGCGAAGTACGCAGGCTACACGAACTTCGCCGGATCGATCGAGGAGTTCGACCACAAGAGCGCCGTCCTGCGGGGTCACTGCGAGGCGCTGGGCCGCGACTTCTCGTCGATCACCCGGAGCTCGAACTTCAACACGATCGTCGCCGATACCGAGGCCGAAGCGCGCGACCGGCTGGCGGCCGTCAAGGCGCGGCTGCTGCCGCACCTGGGCCGGGAGCGCGCCGACGCGATCGAGCGCGACTACCTCGCCTCGCCGGGGTTCGGCACGCCGGAGCAGGTCGCAGAGCGGCTCGCGGAGCGCGCCGAACACGGCCTCGGCTACGCGATCCACTACTTCCCGGAGGCGGCCTACGACCGTTCGGGCATGGAGCTGTTCGAGCGGGCGGTGATCCCGGCGCTGTCCTGA
- a CDS encoding type IV toxin-antitoxin system AbiEi family antitoxin domain-containing protein yields the protein MIEALTLHRPVQFRRRDEMLQHGWTTRALTAAVGAGALIRPRRGVYLPGEVSSDIVDACRHGGRLACVSALVPYGIFVLDSSSLHVHLAPNAARLRTMSRPVRRHWGRLRREPHPSSTSVEVFDALLQAVRCQPPRAAVATLDSALYRGALSPDDLDELFRALPRRYRVIRRLLDPRSESGPETLVRLILRSLGAHVEVQVRIRGVGRVDFVVDGWLIIECDSEAHHASWEAQRRDRRRDQAAAQQGFATYRPIAEDIMWHADDVRAAIGGLLGSHRRATSRSQENQRHRGPQSA from the coding sequence ATGATCGAGGCCCTGACGCTGCACCGGCCCGTCCAATTCCGGCGGCGCGACGAGATGCTGCAGCACGGTTGGACCACCCGAGCGCTGACGGCCGCGGTCGGTGCGGGAGCCCTCATCCGGCCGCGTCGAGGGGTGTATCTCCCCGGTGAGGTGAGTTCCGACATCGTCGACGCGTGTCGTCACGGTGGTCGGCTGGCCTGCGTCTCCGCTCTCGTCCCGTACGGGATCTTCGTCCTCGACAGCAGTTCGCTCCACGTGCATCTCGCACCGAACGCCGCGCGCTTGCGCACGATGTCGCGTCCGGTCCGCCGGCACTGGGGTCGTCTTCGTCGCGAGCCGCACCCGTCGTCGACATCCGTCGAGGTCTTCGACGCGCTGCTCCAAGCCGTGCGCTGTCAGCCGCCGCGCGCGGCCGTCGCGACCCTGGATTCCGCCCTGTATCGCGGCGCGCTGTCACCGGACGACCTCGATGAGCTCTTCCGTGCGCTGCCGCGCCGATACCGAGTCATTCGCAGGCTGCTCGACCCGCGCAGCGAGTCCGGACCGGAAACACTGGTGCGGCTGATTCTGCGCTCGCTCGGTGCGCATGTCGAGGTACAGGTCCGGATCCGCGGTGTCGGCCGGGTGGACTTCGTCGTCGACGGGTGGTTGATCATCGAGTGCGACAGCGAGGCCCACCACGCCAGCTGGGAGGCGCAGCGTCGAGATCGCCGTCGCGACCAGGCCGCGGCACAGCAGGGTTTCGCGACCTACCGACCGATCGCAGAGGACATCATGTGGCACGCCGACGACGTCCGCGCGGCGATCGGTGGGCTGCTCGGGAGTCACCGCCGGGCCACGTCACGAAGTCAGGAGAATCAGCGCCATCGAGGTCCGCAAAGTGCCTGA
- a CDS encoding carboxylesterase/lipase family protein produces MTQHPDPVVTLVPGRVRGFWREGSAAFLGIPFAQAPVGDLRFAAPVAPEPWDDVRDALVFGPTAKRAKPGEKTLIPEPAVPGDSTLNVNVFTPAPGAPEAALPVLVYIHSGGFTEGSPASPWYDGRAFNRDGVVTVTVSYRLGFDGFGYIAGAPSNRGVRDWLAALEWVQQNIAAFGGDPTRVTIAGQSAGGGAVLTLLGMPAAQHLFGKAWSLSGALGDVSGERARTLSAKLARLAGVAPTREGFASVSEATLVALQEKAAAPDSKSPLAGILALLEDGLSWGPMIDGDLITRPTVESLRAGVGADKPLVLGATDDEFTMVAEGAKNKLRLIPAGFALGQLKVGPATRRAYLDANRVQHRKGTAAVLGRYVTDQVFRVQVPRIADARADAPTWAYRFSWVSPTIGWACHCLDVPFWFDCLDAEGVRAIAGDAPPQPLADALHGSAVAFIRDAAPGWTPWSRAPGATRVFGGAASVPDVLADGYASVRALL; encoded by the coding sequence TTGACGCAGCATCCTGATCCCGTCGTCACTCTCGTCCCCGGTCGCGTGCGCGGATTCTGGCGCGAGGGATCCGCGGCCTTCCTCGGCATCCCGTTCGCGCAGGCGCCCGTCGGGGATCTGCGGTTCGCTGCTCCCGTCGCCCCCGAGCCCTGGGACGATGTCCGCGACGCGCTCGTCTTCGGCCCCACCGCCAAGCGTGCGAAGCCGGGCGAGAAGACGCTGATCCCAGAGCCCGCGGTACCTGGCGATTCCACGCTGAATGTCAACGTGTTCACGCCGGCCCCTGGTGCGCCGGAGGCTGCGCTTCCGGTGCTCGTCTACATCCACAGCGGCGGCTTCACCGAGGGCTCGCCCGCAAGCCCCTGGTACGACGGCCGGGCGTTCAACCGCGACGGAGTGGTGACGGTGACCGTGTCGTACCGGCTGGGATTCGACGGGTTCGGCTACATCGCCGGCGCCCCGTCCAACCGCGGGGTGCGCGACTGGCTGGCAGCGCTGGAGTGGGTGCAGCAGAACATCGCCGCATTCGGCGGCGACCCCACGCGCGTGACCATCGCAGGGCAGTCAGCCGGTGGCGGAGCGGTGCTGACGCTGCTCGGGATGCCGGCGGCACAGCACCTGTTCGGAAAGGCGTGGTCACTCTCCGGCGCGCTGGGCGATGTGTCGGGGGAACGAGCCCGGACGCTTTCGGCGAAACTCGCCCGTCTGGCCGGAGTCGCGCCGACCCGCGAGGGATTCGCGTCCGTTTCTGAAGCGACGCTGGTCGCGCTGCAGGAGAAGGCTGCCGCGCCCGACTCGAAGAGCCCGCTGGCCGGGATCCTCGCCCTGCTCGAGGATGGCCTCTCGTGGGGACCCATGATCGACGGCGACCTGATCACCCGTCCGACGGTCGAGTCGCTGCGCGCGGGGGTCGGGGCCGACAAGCCCCTCGTCCTGGGAGCCACCGACGACGAGTTCACGATGGTGGCCGAGGGCGCGAAGAACAAGCTGCGCCTGATCCCCGCGGGGTTCGCCCTCGGCCAGCTGAAGGTCGGCCCGGCGACCCGCCGCGCCTACCTCGACGCCAACCGCGTGCAGCACCGCAAGGGCACGGCGGCCGTGCTCGGCCGGTACGTCACCGATCAGGTGTTCCGGGTGCAGGTGCCGCGGATCGCCGACGCCCGCGCTGACGCGCCGACGTGGGCGTACCGCTTCTCCTGGGTGTCGCCGACCATCGGGTGGGCGTGCCACTGCCTCGATGTGCCGTTCTGGTTCGACTGCCTTGACGCAGAAGGCGTCCGGGCGATCGCCGGGGACGCTCCGCCGCAGCCGCTCGCCGACGCGCTCCACGGCTCAGCCGTCGCCTTCATCCGAGACGCGGCCCCTGGGTGGACGCCGTGGTCGCGCGCACCGGGCGCCACGCGGGTGTTCGGCGGCGCAGCATCCGTCCCTGACGTCCTCGCCGACGGCTACGCGAGCGTCCGCGCGCTGCTGTGA
- a CDS encoding TetR/AcrR family transcriptional regulator: MAGRGSYAKGVAKREEILERALEVIAREGYRGASVKELADAVGLSQAGLLHYFGSKEELFTEILRKRDEADVVAYGPAEMSDLDLAGFRKTYVDVIRHNSDVPGLVQLFSRMAVDAVDPEHPAHRYFLERGGMFRAAFLEMLRARQASGEMTDRVDAEVLARIFQAVADGMQVQWMLDPSVDMAATVDALFVALTPAHAEPKEPRVDAAS, from the coding sequence ATGGCAGGACGAGGTTCCTACGCGAAGGGCGTCGCCAAGCGCGAAGAGATCCTCGAGCGCGCGCTCGAGGTGATCGCGAGAGAGGGCTATCGCGGAGCATCCGTGAAAGAACTCGCAGACGCGGTCGGTCTCAGCCAGGCGGGACTCCTGCACTACTTCGGCAGCAAGGAAGAACTGTTCACCGAGATCCTGCGCAAGCGGGACGAAGCGGATGTCGTGGCCTACGGCCCCGCCGAGATGAGCGATCTCGATCTCGCAGGCTTCCGGAAGACGTATGTCGATGTCATCCGGCACAACAGCGACGTCCCAGGGCTCGTCCAGCTCTTCTCCCGGATGGCGGTGGATGCCGTCGACCCCGAACATCCCGCCCATCGGTACTTCCTCGAGCGGGGCGGGATGTTCCGCGCCGCGTTCCTGGAGATGCTCCGCGCCCGGCAGGCCTCGGGCGAGATGACCGATCGCGTGGACGCCGAGGTCCTCGCGCGCATCTTCCAGGCCGTCGCCGACGGCATGCAGGTGCAGTGGATGCTCGATCCCTCCGTCGACATGGCTGCCACCGTCGACGCGCTCTTCGTCGCCCTGACGCCCGCGCACGCCGAACCGAAGGAGCCACGCGTTGACGCAGCATCCTGA
- a CDS encoding DUF2834 domain-containing protein, whose translation MTRFWTPLAVLYLVLALAGLVGTWWFNALAVIEMADFLGDLVTSGPAVSSITVDLLVAAVAGSVFIIVEARRLGMRAGWLYVAASALTAFAFTFPLFLAMRQRRLTALALAPVTRVEN comes from the coding sequence ATGACCCGCTTCTGGACTCCCCTGGCCGTGCTCTACCTGGTGCTGGCGCTCGCCGGGCTCGTCGGCACATGGTGGTTCAACGCCCTCGCGGTGATCGAGATGGCGGACTTCCTGGGCGATCTGGTCACCAGCGGCCCGGCAGTCTCGTCGATCACGGTCGACCTGCTGGTCGCCGCGGTTGCGGGGAGCGTATTCATCATCGTCGAGGCGCGGCGGCTGGGCATGCGTGCCGGGTGGCTGTATGTCGCGGCATCCGCTCTCACGGCCTTCGCGTTCACATTCCCGCTGTTCCTCGCGATGCGCCAGCGCCGCCTGACGGCGCTGGCGCTCGCCCCTGTGACCCGGGTCGAGAACTGA
- a CDS encoding TspO/MBR family protein gives MSQSSRTSTDRDSATGTPRDLLRQIAVLVALGFTLVSVFVNVGGLGGTRTQDTQDGALSADGSYLAPAGPAFSIWSAIYLGLIGYAIWQALPGQRASDRQRAIGWWVVVTILLNGLWLVAAQFLTIEWTVIVIVLLLIALCITFRISVSTRAPRGGFLDALLIDGVTGLHLGWVTLATVANIAAWLTGIVPAEWADAASAWGIAVLVVVAVLGLGIAWASGWRVAPGIALAWGLTWLAVNRLTGEPQNTAIGITAIVVAALVLLVPLAVAGLRFLQPEHD, from the coding sequence ATGAGCCAGTCCTCGCGCACATCCACAGATCGGGACTCCGCAACGGGAACACCGCGCGATCTCCTCCGCCAGATCGCGGTCCTGGTCGCGCTGGGCTTCACGCTGGTGTCGGTGTTCGTGAACGTCGGCGGTCTGGGCGGCACCCGCACGCAGGACACCCAGGACGGCGCACTGTCGGCGGACGGCTCGTACCTCGCTCCGGCCGGTCCTGCGTTCAGCATCTGGTCGGCGATCTACCTCGGCCTCATCGGCTACGCCATCTGGCAGGCACTCCCCGGCCAGCGCGCCTCGGACCGTCAGCGCGCGATCGGCTGGTGGGTCGTCGTCACGATCCTGCTGAACGGTCTGTGGCTCGTCGCCGCGCAGTTCCTCACGATCGAGTGGACGGTCATCGTGATCGTCCTGCTGCTGATCGCGCTGTGCATCACCTTCCGCATCTCGGTGTCCACCCGCGCCCCGCGCGGTGGATTCCTCGACGCGCTGCTGATCGACGGTGTCACCGGCCTGCACCTGGGCTGGGTGACGCTGGCGACGGTCGCCAACATCGCCGCCTGGCTGACGGGCATCGTACCGGCCGAGTGGGCGGACGCGGCATCCGCATGGGGAATCGCCGTCCTGGTCGTCGTGGCTGTGCTCGGTCTCGGGATCGCCTGGGCCAGCGGCTGGCGCGTCGCGCCCGGAATCGCACTCGCATGGGGCCTGACGTGGCTCGCCGTCAACCGGCTGACCGGCGAACCGCAGAACACTGCGATCGGGATCACGGCGATCGTGGTCGCCGCACTCGTGCTGCTGGTTCCGCTTGCGGTGGCAGGCCTGCGGTTCCTCCAGCCCGAGCACGACTGA
- a CDS encoding alpha/beta fold hydrolase — protein sequence MAYITVGVENSADIKLFYTDQGAGPFSVEGPAKTVVLIHGFPLDGESWGKQQAALLDAGYRVIAYDRRGFGSSSKTESGSDYDTFASDLAALLHTLDLERVTLVGFSMGTGEVARYLATYGSERVARAVFIGSLEPYLLKTDDNPDGAGPQEFFDGFATAIREDRYAFLTGFFQDFYNLDENLGSRISQEAVDASVATGNRMGNAAIAAAPLTWPTDFREDIAKIDVPALIVHGTADRILPIDATARRFTTMLPDATYVEIDGAPHGLLWTHADEVNEVLLAFLES from the coding sequence GTGGCATACATCACCGTCGGCGTCGAGAACTCGGCCGACATCAAGCTGTTCTACACCGACCAGGGCGCCGGACCCTTCAGCGTCGAGGGCCCCGCGAAGACCGTCGTGCTCATCCACGGCTTCCCGTTGGACGGCGAATCGTGGGGCAAGCAGCAGGCGGCTCTGCTGGATGCCGGCTACCGGGTGATCGCATACGACCGACGCGGATTCGGCTCGTCGTCCAAGACCGAGTCCGGATCGGACTACGACACGTTCGCCTCCGACCTCGCGGCGCTCCTGCACACCCTCGACCTGGAGCGGGTGACGCTCGTGGGCTTCTCGATGGGGACCGGCGAGGTCGCCCGCTATCTGGCGACGTACGGGAGCGAGCGGGTGGCGCGCGCCGTCTTCATCGGCTCGCTGGAGCCGTATCTGCTCAAGACCGACGACAACCCCGACGGTGCGGGGCCGCAGGAGTTCTTCGACGGGTTCGCCACGGCGATCCGCGAGGACCGGTACGCGTTCCTGACCGGCTTCTTCCAGGACTTCTACAACCTCGATGAGAATCTCGGGTCGCGCATCTCGCAGGAGGCCGTCGACGCGAGCGTGGCAACCGGGAACCGGATGGGAAACGCGGCCATCGCCGCCGCGCCGCTCACCTGGCCGACCGACTTCCGCGAGGACATCGCGAAGATCGACGTCCCCGCGCTGATCGTGCACGGCACCGCCGACCGCATTCTGCCGATCGATGCCACCGCCCGCCGCTTCACGACGATGCTGCCCGACGCGACCTACGTCGAGATCGACGGCGCACCCCACGGCCTGCTGTGGACGCACGCCGATGAGGTGAACGAGGTGCTGCTGGCGTTCCTGGAGAGCTGA
- the galK gene encoding galactokinase produces the protein MNGHTPDAAARALFAELTGADPAGVWSAPGRANLIGEHTDYNDGFVLPFAIAQRTHVALGTRGDQRIRVVSTVDPVPVEVGIADLEILFPDGRDAVPEWATYPLGVAWALLRAAGLDPAALPGVDLTIASDVPIGAGLSSSAAIESAVALALNDTWTLGLDRVELAGVGRIAENEAVGAPTGIMDQMASMLGRADAAIFLDCRSLQTEVVDLGFAGAGLSLVVIDTGVTHAHSTGGYGERRAACERGARIMGVPALRDLATSDLDRAESMMDDVTFRRVRHIVTENQRVLDTVRTLRESGPRSIGDLLLASHASMRDDFEISVPELDTAVEAAMSAGAIGARMTGGGFGGAAIALVDNDRVEAVQEAAIAAFEASGFRSPTVFTVQASAGAAREH, from the coding sequence GTGAACGGGCACACTCCGGATGCCGCGGCCCGCGCGCTCTTCGCAGAGCTGACCGGCGCCGACCCGGCGGGCGTGTGGTCGGCGCCCGGCCGGGCGAACCTGATCGGTGAGCACACCGACTACAACGACGGCTTCGTACTGCCGTTCGCGATCGCGCAGCGCACCCACGTCGCGCTCGGCACGCGCGGCGATCAGCGAATCCGCGTCGTCTCGACGGTGGACCCGGTGCCGGTCGAGGTCGGGATCGCCGACCTCGAGATCCTCTTCCCGGACGGGCGCGACGCCGTGCCGGAGTGGGCGACCTACCCGCTCGGGGTCGCCTGGGCGCTGCTGCGCGCGGCGGGTCTCGACCCGGCAGCGCTCCCCGGCGTCGATCTGACGATCGCCTCCGACGTGCCGATCGGCGCGGGGCTCTCCTCGTCGGCCGCGATCGAGAGCGCCGTCGCCCTCGCCCTGAACGACACGTGGACGCTCGGGCTCGACCGGGTCGAGCTCGCCGGGGTCGGCCGGATCGCGGAGAACGAGGCCGTCGGCGCACCCACCGGGATCATGGACCAGATGGCCTCGATGCTCGGCCGCGCCGACGCGGCGATCTTCCTGGACTGCCGGTCCCTGCAGACGGAGGTCGTCGATCTCGGCTTCGCCGGAGCGGGCCTGTCTCTGGTCGTGATCGACACCGGCGTCACACACGCACACTCGACGGGCGGCTACGGCGAGCGCCGGGCTGCCTGCGAGAGAGGAGCCCGGATCATGGGCGTCCCGGCGCTGCGCGACCTCGCGACCTCCGACCTCGATCGGGCCGAGTCGATGATGGATGACGTGACCTTCCGTCGCGTCCGCCACATCGTCACCGAGAACCAGCGGGTGCTGGACACCGTGCGGACCCTGCGCGAGAGCGGCCCACGATCGATCGGCGACCTGCTGCTGGCTTCGCACGCCTCGATGCGCGACGACTTCGAGATCTCGGTCCCGGAGCTGGACACCGCCGTGGAGGCGGCGATGTCCGCCGGTGCGATCGGCGCGCGCATGACCGGCGGCGGGTTCGGCGGAGCGGCGATCGCCCTTGTGGACAACGACCGCGTGGAGGCGGTGCAGGAGGCGGCGATCGCCGCGTTCGAGGCATCCGGATTCCGCTCCCCCACCGTCTTCACGGTCCAGGCATCGGCCGGCGCCGCACGCGAGCACTGA
- the galT gene encoding galactose-1-phosphate uridylyltransferase — protein sequence MNIPAPAPETLGFGVTKRTTHLADGRELIYFDDPGSELGEDRGVDARALDPRPATATMRRDVLTGDWISVAAARQNRAFLPPAELDPLAPQTPTNPSEIPSRYDVAVFENRSPSFGPALREAYGDAPAADDPPRGLADLDAPGLGRTRTSVGRCEVVCFSPEHAGSFGTQTPTRARTVIEAWADRTAALSALPGIEQVFPFENRGEAIGVTLAHPHGQIYSYPYLTPRTQRLLAAIDREGPELFARILTFEQDSERVLLRGEHWTAFVPFAARWPLEVHLMPHRHVADLAGTTADERDELAPLYLRLLRGIDALYDSPTPYIAAWHQAPVHVGRDAVRLRLELTSPRRAADKLKFLAGSEAAMGAWIGDVPPETAAERLREAISTVPEVTL from the coding sequence GTGAACATTCCTGCACCGGCTCCCGAAACCCTCGGTTTCGGCGTGACCAAGCGCACGACCCATCTGGCCGATGGCCGCGAGCTGATCTACTTCGACGACCCGGGCAGCGAACTCGGCGAGGATCGCGGCGTCGACGCACGCGCCCTCGACCCGCGCCCTGCGACGGCGACGATGCGGCGCGACGTGCTCACCGGGGACTGGATCTCTGTCGCCGCCGCCCGGCAGAACCGCGCCTTCCTGCCGCCGGCGGAGCTCGACCCTCTCGCCCCGCAGACGCCCACGAACCCGTCGGAGATCCCGTCGCGCTACGACGTCGCCGTGTTCGAGAACCGCTCACCGTCGTTCGGGCCGGCCCTGCGCGAGGCGTACGGCGATGCACCGGCAGCCGATGATCCCCCTCGCGGTCTCGCCGACCTGGATGCTCCCGGACTCGGCCGGACGCGCACGTCGGTCGGCCGCTGCGAGGTGGTCTGCTTCAGCCCCGAGCACGCCGGATCCTTCGGCACCCAGACCCCGACACGCGCACGCACCGTCATCGAGGCGTGGGCCGACCGCACCGCAGCGCTGTCGGCGCTGCCCGGCATCGAACAGGTGTTCCCGTTCGAGAACCGCGGCGAGGCGATCGGCGTGACCCTCGCCCACCCGCACGGGCAGATCTACTCGTACCCGTACCTCACTCCGCGTACCCAGCGCCTGCTCGCCGCCATCGATCGCGAGGGGCCTGAGCTGTTCGCGCGCATCCTGACGTTCGAGCAGGACTCTGAGCGTGTGCTGCTGCGCGGCGAGCACTGGACGGCGTTCGTGCCGTTCGCCGCACGCTGGCCGCTCGAGGTCCACCTGATGCCGCACCGCCACGTCGCCGACCTCGCCGGAACGACCGCGGACGAGCGCGACGAACTCGCGCCGCTCTACCTGCGGCTGCTGCGCGGAATCGACGCGCTGTACGACTCCCCGACGCCCTACATCGCAGCGTGGCACCAGGCCCCTGTGCACGTCGGCCGCGACGCGGTGCGCCTCCGTCTGGAGCTGACCTCGCCGCGCCGTGCGGCCGACAAGCTGAAATTCCTCGCCGGATCCGAGGCCGCCATGGGCGCCTGGATCGGCGATGTCCCGCCCGAAACCGCCGCCGAGCGCTTGCGCGAGGCGATCTCGACCGTCCCCGAGGTGACACTATGA